A DNA window from Bacilli bacterium PM5-9 contains the following coding sequences:
- a CDS encoding penicillin-binding protein 1A (product_source=KO:K05366; cath_funfam=1.10.3810.10,3.40.710.10; cog=COG0744; ko=KO:K05366; pfam=PF00905,PF00912; superfamily=56601; transmembrane_helix_parts=Inside_1_20,TMhelix_21_43,Outside_44_780) — translation MAKKKNNNKKNRPLPIKILDIFLNISFFGMLIVIGFVIYSYVNLPKLDLDNMVRPNDSYVYDKNNKLIGTISRKKENQENVNYNQLNQSIINTLVGTEDSTFFTHYGVDIINTAESGFKSIVGSAKSGGSSITQQIVGWSHLDRNKKTITRKVDEILLAFKAEREINKEEIMELYLNYFFYGKNNIHGIEKASEFFFDRDAYELDFVQSALMTGTLNAPSTYNPLGTYSSELKQYINYSKERLDNVLMASKNQGYIPTEEYYLLQQVQVENTVKINDISKSNKYNSYIDLVRREMESKYKVDLTKTSTKIYTNMDKKAQNHADKIIKGKIAGAELPDKDMNFGFVLTRTKTGAITAVGGGRQYKKNGSMLLNNAIDLKQQPGSAFKPIIDYAPTFEFLHWPNKAPISNAAMKYPGSNTPIRNYDGKTGGVLTMDNAIKTSRNLTAVRAMEAVVNKVGFNGLNKFLTSLGFEFKDSEMAYAYALGGTETGVSPVQMNGAYQAFGNGGKYIEPWSIRYYVNQDTGKTVKNPTKPVQAIDKRTAFMLSTTLETASQGSALLSAANYSSSPYAGKTGTSNWGTEGAQYGIPNLAPKDSWFSGFTSEYTLSVWSGFDAKGIKKGKYPAWGRQHDYAAIVWGSMMRKVSNGKEKSYLSKKAPEGIVQSSFDASTPAPFKFAARGSKSAVGYFYTDNLPSGTAAPKISEDDFPAIKISYSNGKLTVTFGDVDLTGVTKTIKIGNKTASRSGTYNIGEGDTFIAYYTYDGKAYATTSGYIKNGKKVNY, via the coding sequence ATGGCGAAAAAGAAAAACAATAATAAAAAAAATAGACCATTACCAATAAAAATATTAGATATTTTCTTAAATATCAGTTTTTTTGGTATGCTGATTGTGATTGGATTTGTTATTTATTCGTATGTAAATTTACCAAAACTTGATTTGGATAATATGGTTAGACCAAATGATAGTTATGTTTACGATAAAAACAATAAACTAATCGGAACAATTTCACGTAAAAAAGAAAACCAAGAAAATGTAAATTATAATCAATTAAACCAATCAATAATTAATACTTTAGTTGGTACTGAAGATTCTACTTTTTTCACTCATTATGGAGTAGATATTATCAATACTGCTGAAAGTGGTTTTAAATCGATTGTTGGTAGTGCAAAATCAGGTGGTAGTTCAATAACTCAACAAATTGTTGGTTGGTCACATCTTGATCGAAATAAAAAAACAATTACTAGAAAAGTTGATGAAATACTTCTTGCATTTAAAGCTGAACGTGAAATAAATAAAGAAGAAATAATGGAATTATATTTAAACTATTTCTTCTATGGAAAAAATAATATTCATGGTATTGAAAAAGCAAGTGAGTTCTTCTTTGATAGAGATGCTTATGAACTTGACTTTGTTCAATCAGCATTAATGACTGGAACATTAAATGCTCCTTCAACATATAATCCTTTAGGAACATATAGTAGTGAATTAAAACAATATATAAACTATTCAAAAGAAAGATTAGATAATGTTTTAATGGCTAGTAAAAATCAAGGATATATACCAACAGAAGAATATTATTTACTACAACAAGTTCAAGTTGAAAATACTGTTAAAATTAACGATATTTCCAAAAGCAATAAATATAATTCATATATTGATTTAGTTCGTCGTGAAATGGAAAGTAAATATAAAGTTGATTTAACAAAAACTTCAACAAAGATTTACACTAATATGGATAAGAAAGCACAAAATCATGCTGATAAAATTATTAAGGGTAAAATTGCTGGAGCCGAGCTTCCAGATAAAGATATGAACTTCGGTTTTGTTTTAACAAGAACAAAAACTGGTGCAATTACTGCAGTTGGTGGTGGAAGACAATATAAGAAAAATGGATCAATGTTGTTGAATAATGCAATTGATTTAAAACAACAACCTGGTTCAGCATTTAAACCAATTATTGACTATGCTCCAACCTTTGAGTTTTTACATTGGCCTAATAAAGCACCAATTAGTAATGCTGCAATGAAATATCCAGGATCAAATACACCTATTAGAAACTATGATGGTAAAACTGGAGGTGTCTTAACAATGGATAATGCAATTAAAACATCTCGTAACTTAACGGCTGTTAGAGCAATGGAAGCAGTTGTTAATAAAGTTGGATTTAATGGTTTAAATAAATTCTTAACTAGTCTTGGATTTGAATTTAAAGATAGTGAAATGGCTTATGCTTATGCATTAGGTGGTACTGAAACTGGGGTTAGCCCAGTTCAAATGAATGGTGCATATCAAGCATTTGGAAATGGCGGAAAATATATTGAACCATGGTCAATTAGATACTATGTTAATCAAGATACAGGCAAAACTGTTAAAAATCCTACTAAGCCAGTACAAGCTATTGATAAAAGAACAGCATTTATGTTATCTACAACATTAGAAACAGCATCTCAAGGTTCTGCCTTATTAAGTGCAGCTAATTATTCAAGCTCACCTTATGCTGGTAAAACTGGTACTTCAAACTGGGGTACTGAGGGAGCTCAATACGGTATTCCAAACTTAGCACCAAAAGATTCATGGTTCTCTGGATTTACAAGTGAATACACTTTATCAGTATGGAGTGGATTTGATGCTAAAGGAATTAAAAAAGGTAAATATCCTGCTTGGGGAAGACAACATGACTATGCTGCAATTGTTTGGGGTTCAATGATGAGAAAAGTAAGTAATGGTAAGGAAAAATCCTATCTAAGTAAAAAAGCGCCTGAAGGTATTGTGCAATCATCATTTGATGCATCAACACCTGCACCATTTAAGTTTGCTGCTAGAGGTTCTAAATCGGCTGTTGGTTACTTCTATACTGATAACTTACCAAGTGGTACAGCTGCTCCAAAAATTAGTGAAGATGATTTCCCAGCTATTAAAATATCATATAGTAATGGTAAACTAACTGTTACATTTGGTGATGTTGATTTAACTGGTGTAACTAAAACAATTAAAATAGGTAATAAAACAGCAAGTAGAAGTGGAACTTACAATATTGGTGAGGGCGATACTTTCATAGCTTACTATACTTATGATGGTAAAGCATACGCAACTACTTCTGGATATATTAAAAATGGTAAAAAAGTTAATTATTAA